CGATGTCCACCGACAACGGCCAGACCTGGTCGGTGTATCCCGGCACGATCCGCGCCAACGGGCCCGACGCCGCGCGGGTTCCGTACGTCGAGGGCAACGAGAACTTCCAGATGGGGGCCTATCTCAAGGGCAGCGACGGCTACCTGTACTCGTTCGGCACACCGAACGGGCGTGGCGGCGCGGCGCACCTGTCGCGAGTGCAGCCGCGTTTCATTCCGGACCTCACCAAATACGAGTACTGGAACGGCGATTCGAACTCCTGGGTGCCCAACAAGCCGTCGGCGGCGACCCCGGTCATCCCGGGCCCGGTCGCCGAGATGTCCGCCCAGTACAACACCTATCTCAAGCAGTACCTGGTGATGTATACCAACGGCGCCAACGACGTGGTGGCCAGGACCGCGCCCACTCCGCAGGGCCCTTACGGACCGGAGCACCTGCTGGTGTCCAATTTCCAGATGCCGGGCGGTGTCTACGCACCGATGATGCACCCGTGGACGACAGGCAAGGACGTGTACTTCAACCTGTCGCTGTGGTCGGCATACGACGTGATGTTGATGCACACCTCGCTTGGCTAAGGGGCTTAGCTATGGGCCCGGCTAGGGGTCCACAGGCCGATTCGTCCAATCCCGCCCGGCGCGCCGCGATGAACGGAACCACCCGCCCGCTGCACCGGTTCCGCCGTCGGTCGGGATGGTGTGGCCGGTGACGAATGCCGAGAGGTCCGACGCCAGGAACAGGATGACGCGGGCCTGGTCCTCCGGCAGGCCCATCCGCCCGACCGGAACCCACTGCGGCCACTGGCTCTGTTCCTCGGGGGAGAGCCACTGCGAGTAGGGCACCTGCCGGGATTCGGTGACGTCCGGACCGATCGCGTTGACCCTGATCCCGTCCTTGCCCACCTGCACCGCCAGGCTGCGGGTGAAGTGGATGACGGCCGCCTTGAAGGCGGCGTAGACCGGGTCCTCGGGGTAGCCGCGCAGCCCCTCGACGGAGGAGACGTTGACGATCGCTCCGGCCCGCCGCTCGACCATCATGGGCAGGAAAGCCCGGGTGACGAGGAAGACGTGGTGCAGGTTCACCCGGTACAGCTCGTCCCACAGGCCGGGGTCGGTGTCGGCGAAGCTGCCCGGGTGCCGCACCCAGTGCCCGACGTTGTTCACCAGCACGTCGAGGCGGCCGTACGCCGCCCGGACGCTATCCGCGAGCGCGCCGACCTGGTCGGCCTCCCGCACGTCGGCGACCATCGCCTGCGCCGCCGCGCCGGACGAGGCGATCTCATCGGCAGTCCGGTGCGCGCGTTCGGCGTCGATGTCCGCGATGATCACCCGGGCGCCGTGCTGGGCGAAGAGCCGCGATGTCGCCGCACCGATCCCGCCGGCTCCACCGGTGACCACCGCGACGTGGCCGGCCAACAACCCATCTGCGTACGCCATGGTCATATCTTGGGCCGAAGCTGACAGGATGCTCCAGGTGACCCGACCCAACTTTCTGGTGATTGTTGCCGATGATCTCGGCTACTCGGATATCGGCGCCTTCGGCGGTGAGATCAAAACCCCCAATCTGGACCGGCTGGCCTATCAGGGCATCCGGTTCACCGACTTCCACTCGGCACCGGCCTGCTCGCCCACCCGGGCGATGCTGCTCACCGGAACCGACCACCACGTCGCGGGCATCGGCACCATGCTGGAGGTGGCCGTCCCCGGCTTCCAGGGTGCGCCGGGCTACGAAGGCTACTTGAACGACCGGGTGGTCGCGTTGCCGGAATTGTTGCGGGAGGCCGGGTATCTGACGCTGATGTCGGGCAAATGGCATCTGGGCGCCACCATCGAAAGATCGCCGTGGGCCCGCGGTTTCGACCGCTCATTCGCCCTGCTGCCGGCCGGGGCCAGCCACTACGGCCCCGTCGGGGGCAGCGGAGGGCCCGAATTACTGTCAATTCCAACGCTTTACACCGAGGACGACCACTTCGTCACCGTCGGTGAGGACTTCTACTCCTCGGACCACTACACCGACACCTTGCTGCGTTTCCTGCGCGAACGCTCCGCCGATGACGAGCGACCCTTCTTCGCCTATCTGCCGTTCCAGGCGCCACACTGGCCGCTGCAGGCACCCGACGAATCCGTCGCGGCCTACTGCGGTCGCTACGACGCCGGACCGGACGTGCTGCGCGAGGAGCGGCTGGACGCGCTGAAGCGGCTGGGGCTGTGCCCACCCGATGTGCAGCCGCATCCGGTGGTGGCCGACGGCGCCCCGGAGTGGGACGACATGACCGACGAGGAACGGGCACGTTCGGCGCGCACCATGGAGGTCTATGCCGGGATGGTGGACCGGATGGACTGGAACATCGGCCGGGTCATCGACTACCTTGCCGAGACCGGCGAGCTGGACGACACCGTGGTGATCTTCCTGTCGGACAACGGCGCTGAGGGTGCGATCGTGGAGGCGATGCCGCTGCGCGGCCCGCAGATCGCCGCACAGATCGAGAAGTACTACGATAACAGCCTGGACAACCTCGGCCGCCCCAGCTCCTACGTCTGGTATGGCCCCCGCTGGGCACAAGCCGCCACCGCGCCCTCGCGGCTGCACAAGGCGTTCACCACCGAAGGCGGGATCCGGGTGGTCGGCTTCGCCACCTGGCCGGGCTTCGAGCGGCAAGGCGAAATCGGCACCGCCTTCACCACGGCCATGGACATCGCGCCCACCGTGCTGGAGCTGGCCGGCGTCGAGCACCCGGGTACCAGCTGGCGCGGTCGCGAGGTGGAGCCGATGCGCGGCCGCTCAATGGTGGCGTACCTGTCCGGCGCCGACGGCGTGCACGACGCCGAGACCGGCACCGGGTGGGAGCTGTTCGGCCGCCGCGCAATTCGGCAGGGCGACTGGAAGGCCCTGCATCTGCCGGCGCCGCACGGCACCGGCACCTGGCAACTCTATGACCTGTCCGCCGATCCCGGCGAGATCGACGATCTGGCCGCCGCCCACCCCGAGAAGCTCGCCGAACTGATCGAGCTGTGGGATCGCTACGTCGAGGACAACGGTGTGATCGTCGAGCCGATCTCGGTGTTCGACGCCGACCCGTCGCTGTTCGGCTGAGCCTCAGTCTTTTCCGCGTGGCGGCGGCTGGACCTCCACACCGCTGGATTCGTGCTCGGGGCCGGCGTCAGGGTGTTCGGCCGGCACCCGCTCGCGGTATTTCGCTGCCTCGCTAGACCGGGTTTCAGGGTCGGACCGGTTCTCGCCACGGTACGGGCCCGGCTTCGGCCGCGGCTTCCCGCCAGGGAAAGCCAACCGAAAGATGGTGCGGTGCACCATGAACCACTGCTTCGAGAATCGTCCGGTGTTGTAGGGCAGCTCATAGCGTTCGCAGATGTCCTTGATCTTCGGCGCGATCTCGGAGTACCGGCTGGCCGGCATATCGGGGTACAGGTGATGCTCCACCTGATAACCAAGATTGCCGCTGATCACATGGAACAGCGGGCTGCCGTCGATGTTGGCGGCCCCGACCAACTGACGCAGATACCACTCTCCGCGGGTTTCATCCTCGACCTCCTCCTGGCTGAAGGTGTAGGTCTGGTCGGGGAAGTGCCCGCAGAAGATGATGGCGTGCGCCCACACATTGCGGATGACATTTGCCAGCGCGTCGGCGGCCAAGGTCCGCAGATAGGTGCTTTCCGCGCCGGACAATGTCTTATCGAAAAACGTTGCCGTCGCTCCGATTCGGCCCTTGTCCGAGATCCTGCGAAGCCGCCGGCCGAGGCGGGATTTTGCCGGCTGTTCGAGGCGTCCGCCCGATGCCAGTTGCACTAGCGTGAACGCGCCGGCACTGATCAGCGGCCACCCGATGTAGTCCTTGATGATCTGCGAACGCGCCTTGACGCCAATGCCTTTGAGGTCCTTGCGGACCTCCGACCACGGCTTCTCACG
This genomic stretch from Mycobacterium paragordonae harbors:
- a CDS encoding SDR family NAD(P)-dependent oxidoreductase; translation: MAYADGLLAGHVAVVTGGAGGIGAATSRLFAQHGARVIIADIDAERAHRTADEIASSGAAAQAMVADVREADQVGALADSVRAAYGRLDVLVNNVGHWVRHPGSFADTDPGLWDELYRVNLHHVFLVTRAFLPMMVERRAGAIVNVSSVEGLRGYPEDPVYAAFKAAVIHFTRSLAVQVGKDGIRVNAIGPDVTESRQVPYSQWLSPEEQSQWPQWVPVGRMGLPEDQARVILFLASDLSAFVTGHTIPTDGGTGAAGGWFRSSRRAGRDWTNRPVDP
- a CDS encoding arylsulfatase is translated as MTRPNFLVIVADDLGYSDIGAFGGEIKTPNLDRLAYQGIRFTDFHSAPACSPTRAMLLTGTDHHVAGIGTMLEVAVPGFQGAPGYEGYLNDRVVALPELLREAGYLTLMSGKWHLGATIERSPWARGFDRSFALLPAGASHYGPVGGSGGPELLSIPTLYTEDDHFVTVGEDFYSSDHYTDTLLRFLRERSADDERPFFAYLPFQAPHWPLQAPDESVAAYCGRYDAGPDVLREERLDALKRLGLCPPDVQPHPVVADGAPEWDDMTDEERARSARTMEVYAGMVDRMDWNIGRVIDYLAETGELDDTVVIFLSDNGAEGAIVEAMPLRGPQIAAQIEKYYDNSLDNLGRPSSYVWYGPRWAQAATAPSRLHKAFTTEGGIRVVGFATWPGFERQGEIGTAFTTAMDIAPTVLELAGVEHPGTSWRGREVEPMRGRSMVAYLSGADGVHDAETGTGWELFGRRAIRQGDWKALHLPAPHGTGTWQLYDLSADPGEIDDLAAAHPEKLAELIELWDRYVEDNGVIVEPISVFDADPSLFG
- a CDS encoding fatty acid desaturase family protein, producing MTSTLQRSESPFAHLTEQEREKIGKELDAIHDEVFADLGERDRHYIKAVIAAQRQIVVVGRVLLLASRSRTSWVLGTACLGMAKILENMEIGHNVMHGQWDWMNDPDIHSSKWDWDTASTAESWKHSHNFIHHTYTNIRGKDKDLGYEIMRIDPNQTWHPRYLGQFFYNALLTVLFEWGVAVHDMDIDAIRAREKPWSEVRKDLKGIGVKARSQIIKDYIGWPLISAGAFTLVQLASGGRLEQPAKSRLGRRLRRISDKGRIGATATFFDKTLSGAESTYLRTLAADALANVIRNVWAHAIIFCGHFPDQTYTFSQEEVEDETRGEWYLRQLVGAANIDGSPLFHVISGNLGYQVEHHLYPDMPASRYSEIAPKIKDICERYELPYNTGRFSKQWFMVHRTIFRLAFPGGKPRPKPGPYRGENRSDPETRSSEAAKYRERVPAEHPDAGPEHESSGVEVQPPPRGKD